GAGAGCTTCTTCAAGCTGGAGTTTCTCTGCAAATGTAGAGTCTAAGAATTGCTGAAGCTCATGTTCATCTTCTTTAACTTGGTTGAAGAAGTGGGTATCAGttaaaggaagaagatgagatgAGATTGCCATAGTAGAAAGAAAAGCTTTTTATAGATGGATAGTTTGGTCACTGTTTCAATTTCATCTTCTAATCGGTGAAGAACTTGGCATGGAAGGTGATTCCTGCGTACTCATTAATCTATCTTCACTTAGAGCAACTTCTTTGACAAGTGAGACGACTTGCTTTTTTTTCGGTTTCAAAACGTGCAATCATTCTCGGAATCAACTCTACTATGCTTCCCTAGTTTTATGTCTTCAGTCACGTATTGATATGCATTTTagatttagggggtgtttggtagctgcttttccacctcctgtttgccttttcactttgaaaaggagagtttaaggtgtttggttagacacctcctgtttgccttttgtagccgcaaagtagctttttataaaagcagggaatccctgctttttggaacaacagccttttcaaacagcaaacacaTGAAACAggaaacagcaacagcaaacagcagatAAAACGAACGGACCCTTAGATTTACTCTACCATTCTAGTATATGAAACAGTATAAATTTCATGGTAACATTTTTAAATAAGATCAAATTTTAGTGTTGATGATGTGCATAAAAAATTGACGACAAGTGACCGAGAGAGGTGAAACctaaaataaagtatgatttaaGATTAAGCATGACATGTGCTATGTATGGATGATTTTAATCAAGGgttaattccaaaaacaacccatgtggtttcatgtaatttaaaaaaaaaccatgtggtttgtttttaccaaaaaaaaagattgtGTTTTACGCCGTTACAAAAATTACGGAAATGGAGAAAACGCTATTTAACTTGGTGACGTGTCAAAGGGTAGATTTGTCCGAAATTATTGGGAGACCTATATAAGCTCCAGACCTTGTTCTTCTTTCCCCAATTTTCTACTTCTTCTCAATTTTTTCTTTCGACCGAAAATCTAAAATCCAAATTCCTTAAAATCATGTTGAGTAATTAACATGTTCGTGATTCTCTTGAAGTTTCGAATGTAAGCCCCAAGATTTGGAGTTCCAATTTCGCCTAATTCGTGTAGAATTTACTGAACCCTAAAAGCTTGAAGAGATGAGTTCATCGAATTCTCAAATTTCATTGGGTTAGTGGCATGCATCAAACTGCTTCTGTGGGATTAGAGCTCCAATCCGTCGAGCATCAACAAAGTTAAACAATGGAAGGAGGCTGTGCGAAATATCCTGATCGAGCTGCTTGTCGTTATTTTGAGTGGATTGGTCCTAATGATTTAGAAGTTTGTCGTGCTCGTGTGGATGAACTCGAGATGGAGTTACGGTCCATTTCTGAGGGTAAGAAAAAGGTAGAGATGGAACTGTTGCAGGAGAAGGAAGAAAATGGAAGACTGAGAAAGGAACTGTTGCAGGAGAACGAAGAAAATAGAAGATTGAAATCAGAAAATGGGTGTTTAAAGAAGAAATTAATTGTTATTGTGATTGTAGTGATAATTGGGTTGATTGTGATGATGATTGCCAGTATAGATAATGATAGTAGGGTAGATGGTAGATTTGGGTTCCCTCAACTAGAGTTAAATCCTCTATCTCCCCTACCATCACCAACTCAAGACCACCAACTCTAGAGCATAGGCTATTATTTGAGTTGGATGCATTGGACTCAGCTGGTGAATGTTCATCACCATCAACTAGATTGACAAAAACATCATCCCTAATCATTGACACGGGTTTAGGTAGAGCTTCAAAATATACATCCCAAGTATCCCAATTGCTATTCGCATCTGCCACACTAAGACATGATTTATCATCTACGATCTCCCAATAACTCCATTCACCTCTAAGTCATATCACATGCATCCACATCCTACACCCACCTGTATACTTTAACTGACTATAATAttccaataatatataataGCCTAAATAATCTTTGTCTAATGTAATCTCAGCTTCATCTACCCCTAAATACTTCATGGAGTCATCAAATGAGGACCATTTGCCTCCGTGGTGAAATACCAGGGTCACATATCCAGCCATCTGCACCCATTCATTCAACATACCagcaaaaacaaacaaaacaataataaatagcTATTTAATGACCAACAAAACCATAACTCGACTTATATATCAAACCAACAAAAACCAAAAGACAACATTAATCGATAACTAGAAACAGAGAGATGCATAAAATGACAAGTCGATAATATACACGActcaattgaactaaaacacTATTACATGCAATATAACTGTTGATGATTAATATACCTAACAAAAAAACCACAAATCCGATTATTAATCGTAAAAACAGAAAACCCTAGCTTACTCAAACAAAACCCGAAACCAAGAACACATGTAACAGAAGAAAAAATCGAAATTTCCATGGATATGGTGCACTTACCTTGGCTGACACGTAACCCCTTGGAAAACCTTAAACTGTGGTTGCCCTACCCACTTCAAACAAGCGATTCCAACGTCTATCTAACTTTGTTGCTTCAGAAAACACACACCTTCAGTAGTAGAAACGATGATCGAAGTGGTTATGAATGAGTTCTTGGTTGGCTGCCACTTCGTATTCCGATTTTGGAAAGCGATCAATGCAACTGAAATATGAAAAGTCACTAAAGATAAACGTTGTTAGAACAAGTTCTGGAGCTTATATACATCTTCCAATAATTTCGGACAAATctaccctttgccacgtcacCAAGTTAAACGGCGTTTTCTCCATTTCCGTAATTCTTGTAACGGCGTAAGACacgatccttttttttttttttgtaaaaacaaaccacagaggtttttttttaattacatgaaaccacaagggttgtttttggaatttaccctttaatcaATCTAGGATTTCTGTGAATGGTTAGCACATGTCCTCGTTTTGCTGCCCACTTGGCTTAAAGGAattaaaatgtttatttttttgaatttaagtAAGTTTTCGGTGAATGTTCATTTTATAAAATGGATTTAAggttaaattagtaattttattatgggataaagtgtaaaaatacttttaacgtttacaaccagaaacaattttatttttaatgtataaaataatgcgattttatctttaatgttggcaaccaagaacaattttacccctaatattgataagtgggatcaatttcagacattattgaCAATACAAAAAGTCGCAAGCACTTGCATGTTTTTGAGCTTCATATGAAGTGGGAATGAGGTTTCCCTACCTTGGGCTATCGTGGACATATGTTGGAAGTTCAACTAGTCAAATTTTCCCCATTTCATGACTAGAGCTAATGGTTCGTGTCAAGATTTACAAAAATATATGGCTAACAGGAGAAATATTTTGGTCTTTCTAGCACAAGTCAAAAGTTCTAGTGATGATGGCTAATAGGGTGGATTCAGGGCGTTTTAAACATTTTTGGAGCCCTGTGCTACATGAAAAAATATTGGatcatatttattaaaaaaattaatactttcatataataatgatgtttctacaaaataaaataccaaaatacttttaacttgatttttaacataataaatataataaaataattaaattggattttatataataataataataataaaaaattggacCTCTTAAGATTCTTAGAGCGTTAATTTTTTGGATAAGTTAACATTCACTTAAattttcacataataattaataacttagacgtataataaaaaaattgggccCTCTGAAATTTGGGGCCCTGTGCGGGAGAGCTCATTGTACACCATTCTCCTACTTCCCTGGGTGGATTTCACAAAAAGAAgttggaaaaattacaaaattgtaTTGGAGACctatttacataatttagggttaggctatgcttactttgtttttgacaaagtaagtcttactttgttttttccaccattggatggcaatgaactttgacaaagtaagctcatccaatggtataaaaaaacaaagtaaagcttagtttgttaaaaacaaagtaagcatagaagacacctacatatttaatccatttaTTCAACGTACTaaatatctagactatttttgtgtgacttctccaaaatacccttaatatatatatataacacttagaatttttttagtctttcttctttctcccttCCACCTGACTTCACAGATTTCGCAATAtacgaagtctgcgaagataaTGTTTGGTTCATTAGATGATTTTAATTCGCAGAGTTTGCAATCTGCGGAATCTGCGAAGATAAAAGATGTGTTTTTAAGCATTTTTATCTTCgtatattgcgaaatctgcgaagtggtatataacaaaaaaaaaaaagcataacaATGGagtctaacattaaaatcataacattatcaaaatttacaacaagattgcatcaataacaatattaaaatcataacattgtcaaaatttacaacaagattgcagcaataacaacattcaaatcatttcaaagtcaatATGACGAATCTTGACGGAAATTTCTCCATATATCAAAAGAGAATCCAAGAAAAAATTCTGCTCTGCATCCCAGTACACCGTCTTCTTGAAAGGGATATTATGTATtaaaccaccttcagaaaaatttaatcatgTTAGGAAGAAAAATGACGACTTGGCTTCTCGAAAAGAGGATTTCACGAAGGTTGCAAAGAGAAATATGCAAGAAAGAGGACGCTTTTACTTCACGAAAAGAGGATTTCACGAAGTCTGCGAGAAGAAATGTgacgattttacttcgcgaaaacaAATTACTCGAAGTCTGCGAAGGTAAATATCATGAACATTTCTCTGTCACGGGactcgctgccgtctattgcaccttcagacgacggttagctTCTGTCATGTGAAGGCACGACATATAGCATTAGCCTATTTGCATACTGTCATCTTACtcttgttacgatgcagcttatttattactacCGTCATGTGAACCTGGGCTAATTCTTTTCTCTATTGTACCTGAACTTAATCTCCCACCCTCATCCCATCCTTACGCGACACACTGACTATCTTTTATACTATTTAAGATATTCTGAATTATGGTAAAGTAGATAGAAAGTCCACATAGTTTTTCTCTGAAGGGTATGTAGTCCCATTGTGGCATCCGGCTTACCAAATTTTCTCGGTATACAGTGAAAATACCAAGTGACAACTTTTATTACTCTTCGAAAACAGACGTTCGTTCCGTTAAAACCGAACTCAAAAAACCCATGCGCTCccaacatcccaaaaagaataAAGGGAACGCGAATAAGAAGCTCACCTCTGGGGAAAACACGAGTTATTCCCGTCGTGGTCGGAAGCTTCACATATTTGTCGCTCACAATGTGTCCATTTTCTCaaatagcaaaccgtaacaaTAATTGGTAGGTAAAACAAATGTAGCTAAATATGGCTAGGACTAGGGAAGCACGCTGATTTACATCAGCAAATTTTCagtccaaataaatttattatacaAGACAAACTCACATATATGCCCCTACATCAAAGTGGGGAAATCTCATGGAGTAAAATTGAAATCCTAATTATCTTAGCATTAGGCTACTACCTCATCGGTAAGGAAAATGTGGAGATTTTAAGTTATGtttttcattaaataaaaattgatatAATGACCAATGTAACGAACTAAATATGCATATGAAAGGAGATAGTGACTTGGAATCCTGTCATTTTCTACTCCATATTCTAAAAACATTTATCTAGTCCTAGTATCTACAAATGGAGTATCTAATTTTCATTTAATCTCTGCATTTCATGTATATATGAATCATCAATCTACCTTTTCAGTATCCCAGAAAATATGCATGTTTTTTAGTATAACTACAATTTAATGcattaattgtttaatataaaattactatatttagaataatttattaattgaataaaCCTCTCTAATCCAACTCTCCAAGTTCCTTTTTCCCAAACCCCATTACTCCAACCACAGCGCTCGTTTATCTATTACTCTCACCGATTTCCTTCATTCAACTCTCAATCATCATTTCCCTATGGCGAAACGAACATTTTCCGATCTTGATTTCGTCGACGATGCATATTTCTCTGCACTTCTCGACGAAGAAAATGAACAGCAAGAACAACCCAACAATGGAGCAGAATTCCAAGTTTCAGACGCCAAATACGCCTACGGTTTACAGTTTCAAGAGGCTCTAATGGGCTCCGTAATCATTTCTCAGTTAAACAAAACCAGCATTTCATCTTCCATTTTGGTCCTGGAACCACCTCTAATTCCAACCCTAAAATCAATCGAAGTTTTAGAATCTGGTGAGTCCTCAAAAGCTTTCTGTGAAATTTGCGCTGAACGGAAAGAAAAAGACGAAATGTTTGCAATTGAAAGATGCATCCACTCCATCTGCTCCGATTGTATTAGCAAACATGTGGCGGTCAGAATCCAAGGTGGCTCTAGAATAGTTACTTGCCCCGGATTAGGTTGCGAGGCGGTTCTGGAATTGGATTCTTGCCGGCCAACGCTTCCTGAAGGAGTGATTGATCTGTGGGAGAAAGTGCTCTGCGAGGAGATGATAAGTGCGGCGCATAGATTCTACTGCCCGTTCAAGGATTGTTCGGCGATGTTGGTGGATGATAATGAAGGAGGAGAAGTAATTAGGGAATCGGAATGCCCATTATGCCATAGATTGTTCTGTGCTCAGTGCCATGTCCCTTGGCATTCTGGGGTTAATTGTGAGGCGTTTCAGGGGCTGAATGAAGATGAAAGAGGAAAGGAAGATTTGATGGTTATGCAACTTGCTAATGCTCACAAGTGGAGCAGATGTCCGCAGTGTAAATTCTACGTTGAAAGAACTGAAGGCTGCCCTCATATCACTTGCAGGTTAGTATTTTACTTTTCATCTACCGATTCGttttacagtaaaacctctataaattaatactcgataaattaataaattctttaaaatCTTCTaatcccgacttgggccagttcaaaaaatgatcaattttaataaattaataatttctcaaatacatacgagaaatatatatagatatacatacttagcataatttaacaaaaatatgaatttacagtatttttttttcttgaaatttaaatctagttgaattttatctctaactatTCTTAGTGAATTCAAAAGTTACAGTGTATCATTGTcaaattgtaataaaaaaattgtaaagagtggttgatgctataattgcttcCTTTCTTGTGACTGGTTTCAAAGGTATCGAATCATCCtcagcttcatcctcaattgaattttgcataACGTTCGAcacaatttcttctaaacttggacttgtgagcattcattgttttcacctGGATAATCCAATATGTATTTGATTGACATTCATTTGATTTCGGTAACCAAGCTAACCAATCATTCCCTCAAGTTCATGAATATCTTCTTCAGTGATTGCTTCCTCTAAATTCGTTGTGACAGATTTATCCCCTATACGAATTTAGCAATGTTTGAAACAAATTGCTATtgaaacaattaataatttaaattttattttaaaaaaaattaaaatcactctataaattaataattaataatttatcgattaattaataactttataaattaataaaattcaatggtcccaacattattaatttatagaggttttatcATATATGGAGAAATGGATTTTAGGAATTATAATGAGATAGAATTTATTTGACATGAACGATCAATTTCGAAATGAATACATAATTTGTTTGCAACGGTAAGATTTATGGTTTGTAATTGAAAATGTAGGTGTAAATTCCAATTCTGCTACGGATGTGGATCGGAGTGGACTTCAAATCACGGGGGTTGCGAGAGAACGTAGCCTTGAGATGATGAAAGTTTTTAGGAAGGAGAAAACAAAAATGCATTTAATTTCTTTCCCACCCATTATTCTGATTTCGTTTTTCTATTGTCTCTCACAGTACCTGCACCAATTCGTTTTTTTTGATAGGATATGTAATTGGGtgcaaaatattatattatattattgtcttttttttatttttgtactatACCTTTTCTTCACGGTATTATTATATACCGCAAAGGTTATACTTTCCACCGCACCTTTTGACATTTATACTCTCTTCACAATTTCAAACCAATAACAaaaaaactctcaaatcctctctagtttttgaagcttttcataaaacccgacctaaaacgacatgccGCCAAAGGAAGGAAGGAGAAAAGGCTTAATGAATCTTctgataagttttttttttaaatatgtcCGAAGGCGGAACCCgtttttttttgcctaaacgGAACTCCGACGCCGTTGCCACCACGGGCGGAACGGACAAACTGTTCGTTCCGCCCGTGGTGGCAACGACGTCGGCCATACTTTCCATCGTGGAAAGTATGACGCACCCGTTCCACCGTAAGTTGGAACTGGGTTTCGCGCTCGTTCCACCTGatggtggaacgggtggcgcatCCGTTTTGGGTtattccttaaaataaaaaagggaaaagtacaaaaataaaccttgtggtttggtccattttcgaagtgcacccctgtggtttaaaagtttgcaagtcggtgccttgaacttcattccgttagcaaagagggg
The window above is part of the Euphorbia lathyris chromosome 3, ddEupLath1.1, whole genome shotgun sequence genome. Proteins encoded here:
- the LOC136224463 gene encoding E3 ubiquitin-protein ligase RSL1-like; translation: MAKRTFSDLDFVDDAYFSALLDEENEQQEQPNNGAEFQVSDAKYAYGLQFQEALMGSVIISQLNKTSISSSILVLEPPLIPTLKSIEVLESGESSKAFCEICAERKEKDEMFAIERCIHSICSDCISKHVAVRIQGGSRIVTCPGLGCEAVLELDSCRPTLPEGVIDLWEKVLCEEMISAAHRFYCPFKDCSAMLVDDNEGGEVIRESECPLCHRLFCAQCHVPWHSGVNCEAFQGLNEDERGKEDLMVMQLANAHKWSRCPQCKFYVERTEGCPHITCRCKFQFCYGCGSEWTSNHGGCERT